In Streptomyces hawaiiensis, one genomic interval encodes:
- a CDS encoding ABC transporter ATP-binding protein: MCAVRGLTKTYAAVRGRRGAPGTPEVRATDDVTLDIRRGEIFGLLGPNGAGKSTLVRQLTGLMRPDRGSVEILGHDIVRHPERAARILAYLGQESSALDELTVSLAVETTGRLRGLDVRQARAERDAVLDELGLAALAGRPLKKLSGGQRRLACFAAALVGERPLLVLDEPTTGMDPVARRAVWSAVDRRRAERGTTVLLVTHNVIEAETVLDRVAVLDRGRVIACDTPAGLKEQVAGEVRVDLVWRDAAPLHVPEVAALKDRVVESGRRWTLRLGPEEARAVVATVTGGAAFAALDDFTLATPSLEDVYLALGGAAQQGLVKV; this comes from the coding sequence GTGTGCGCGGTGCGCGGGCTGACCAAGACCTATGCGGCGGTCCGGGGCCGGCGCGGCGCACCCGGAACACCCGAGGTCCGGGCCACGGACGACGTGACGCTGGACATCCGCCGAGGCGAGATCTTCGGCCTGCTCGGTCCGAACGGCGCCGGAAAGTCCACCCTCGTACGCCAGCTCACCGGGCTCATGCGGCCCGACCGCGGCAGTGTGGAGATCCTCGGGCACGACATCGTGCGCCACCCCGAGCGGGCAGCGCGGATCCTCGCCTACCTCGGGCAGGAGTCGAGCGCCCTCGACGAGCTGACCGTGTCGCTCGCCGTCGAGACCACCGGACGGCTGCGCGGCCTGGACGTACGGCAGGCGCGGGCCGAGCGGGATGCCGTCCTCGACGAGCTGGGCCTCGCGGCGCTCGCCGGGCGGCCGCTGAAGAAGCTCTCGGGGGGCCAGCGGCGCCTGGCGTGCTTCGCCGCGGCCCTGGTGGGGGAGCGGCCGCTGCTCGTGCTCGACGAGCCGACCACCGGCATGGACCCGGTGGCGCGGCGGGCCGTGTGGTCCGCCGTCGACCGGCGCCGGGCCGAGCGCGGGACGACGGTGCTGCTCGTCACCCACAACGTCATCGAGGCCGAGACGGTGCTGGACCGGGTGGCCGTCCTGGACCGGGGGCGGGTGATCGCCTGCGACACCCCCGCCGGGCTCAAGGAGCAGGTCGCCGGTGAGGTGCGCGTCGACCTGGTGTGGCGGGACGCGGCTCCGCTGCACGTGCCAGAGGTGGCCGCGCTGAAGGACCGCGTCGTGGAGTCGGGCCGCCGCTGGACGCTGCGGCTCGGGCCCGAGGAGGCCCGGGCGGTCGTCGCGACCGTCACCGGCGGGGCCGCCTTCGCCGCCCTGGACGACTTCACCCTGGCCACGCCGAGCCTGGAGGACGTGTACCTGGCCCTCGGCGGTGCCGCGCAGCAGGGGCTGGTGAAGGTGTGA
- the dnaE gene encoding DNA polymerase III subunit alpha: MSKPPFTHLHVHTQYSLLDGAARLKDMFNACDEMGMTHIAMSDHGNLHGAYDFFHTAQKAGVTPIIGIEAYVAPESRRNKRKIQWGQPHQKRDDVSGSGGYTHKTMWAVNSTGLHNLFRLSSDAYAEGWLQKWPRMDKETIAKWSEGIVASTGCPSGEVQTRLRLGHFDEALKAAADYQDIFGKDRYFLELMDHGIEIERRVRDGLLDIGKKLGIPPLVTNDSHYTYAHESVAHDALLCIQTGKNLSDPDRFRFDGTGYYLKSTDEMYAIDSSDAWQEGCANTRLIAEMVDTTGMFEKRDLMPKFDIPEGYTEVSWFREETLRGMNRRFPDGIPDDRMKQVEYEMDTIISMGFPGYFLVVADFIMWAKRQGIAVGPGRGSAAGSIVAYALGITDLDPIPHGLIFERFLNPERISMPDVDIDFDERRRVEVIRYVTEKYGADKVAMIGTYGTIKAKNAIKDSARVLGYPYAMGDRLTKAMPADVLGKGINLDGITNPEHPRYSEAGEIRAMYENEPDVKKVIDTAKGVEGLVRQMGVHAAGVIMSSETITDHVPVWVRHTDKVTITQWDYPSCESLGLLKMDFLGLRNLTIMDDAVKMVKSNKGVDIDLLSLPLDDPTTFELLQRGDTLGVFQFDGGPMRSLLRLMKPDNFEDISAVSALYRPGPMGMNSHTNYALRKNGQQEITPIHPELEEPLREVLDVTHGLIVYQEQVQKAAQIIAGYSLGEADILRRVMGKKKPEELAKNFVLFQEGARRKGFSDEAIQALWDVLVPFAGYAFNKAHSAAYGLVSYWTAYLKANHPAEYMAALLTSVKDDKDKSAVYLNECRRMGIKVLPPDVNESMSNFAAQGDDVILFGLSAVRNVGTNVVESIIRCRKAKGKYVSFPDYLDKVEAVVCNKRTTESLIKAGAFDAMGHTRKGLTAHYEPMIDNVVAVKRKEAEGQFDLFGGMGEAETSEPGFGLDVEFSPDEWDKTYLLAQEREMLGLYVSDHPLFGLEHILSDKADAGISQLTGGEHSDGAVVTIGGIISGLQRKMTKQGNAWAIATVEDLAGSIECMFFPATYQLVSTQLVEDAVVFVKGRLDKREDIPRLVAMELQVPDLSNAGTNAPVVLTIPATRVTPPLVSRLGEVLSHHKGDSEVRIKLQGPTKTTVLRLDRHRVKPDPALFGDLKVLLGPSCLAG; encoded by the coding sequence GTGTCAAAGCCGCCGTTCACGCACCTGCACGTCCACACCCAGTACTCGCTGCTGGACGGTGCCGCGCGGCTGAAGGACATGTTCAACGCGTGCGACGAGATGGGCATGACGCACATCGCCATGTCCGACCACGGCAACCTCCACGGCGCCTACGACTTCTTCCACACCGCCCAGAAGGCCGGAGTGACCCCGATCATCGGGATCGAGGCCTATGTCGCGCCCGAGTCCCGGCGCAACAAGCGCAAGATCCAGTGGGGCCAGCCGCACCAGAAAAGGGACGACGTCTCCGGTTCCGGTGGTTACACCCACAAGACGATGTGGGCGGTGAACAGCACCGGCCTGCACAACCTCTTCCGGCTGTCCTCCGACGCGTACGCCGAGGGCTGGCTGCAGAAGTGGCCCCGGATGGACAAGGAGACCATCGCCAAGTGGTCCGAGGGGATCGTCGCCTCCACCGGCTGCCCCTCCGGCGAGGTCCAGACCCGGCTGCGCCTCGGCCACTTCGACGAGGCCCTGAAGGCCGCCGCCGACTACCAGGACATCTTCGGCAAGGACCGCTACTTCCTGGAGCTGATGGACCACGGCATCGAGATCGAGCGCCGGGTCCGCGACGGCCTGCTGGACATCGGCAAGAAGCTCGGCATCCCCCCGCTGGTCACCAACGACTCGCACTACACGTACGCGCACGAGTCGGTCGCCCACGACGCCCTGCTGTGCATCCAGACCGGCAAGAACCTCTCCGACCCCGACCGCTTCAGGTTCGACGGCACCGGCTACTACCTGAAGTCCACGGACGAGATGTACGCCATCGACTCCTCGGACGCCTGGCAGGAGGGCTGTGCCAACACCCGTCTGATCGCCGAGATGGTCGACACCACGGGCATGTTCGAGAAGCGCGACCTCATGCCCAAGTTCGACATCCCGGAGGGGTACACCGAGGTCAGCTGGTTCCGCGAGGAGACCCTGCGCGGCATGAACCGCCGCTTCCCGGACGGCATCCCGGACGACCGCATGAAGCAGGTCGAGTACGAGATGGACACCATCATCTCGATGGGCTTCCCGGGCTACTTCCTCGTGGTCGCCGACTTCATCATGTGGGCCAAGAGGCAGGGCATCGCGGTCGGCCCCGGCCGAGGCTCCGCGGCCGGCTCGATCGTCGCCTACGCCCTCGGCATCACCGACCTCGACCCCATCCCGCACGGCCTGATCTTCGAGCGGTTCCTCAACCCCGAGCGCATCTCCATGCCCGATGTCGACATCGACTTCGACGAGCGCCGGCGCGTCGAGGTGATCCGGTACGTGACGGAGAAGTACGGCGCCGACAAGGTCGCCATGATCGGCACCTACGGCACCATCAAGGCCAAGAACGCGATCAAGGACTCCGCGCGCGTGCTGGGCTACCCGTACGCGATGGGCGACCGCCTCACCAAGGCCATGCCCGCCGACGTCCTCGGCAAGGGCATCAACCTGGACGGCATCACCAACCCCGAGCACCCCCGGTACTCGGAGGCGGGCGAGATCCGGGCGATGTACGAGAACGAGCCGGACGTCAAGAAGGTCATCGACACCGCCAAGGGCGTCGAGGGCCTGGTCCGGCAGATGGGCGTGCACGCCGCCGGCGTGATCATGTCCAGCGAGACCATCACCGACCATGTGCCCGTCTGGGTCAGGCACACGGACAAGGTCACCATCACCCAGTGGGACTACCCGAGCTGCGAGTCGCTCGGCCTGCTGAAGATGGACTTCCTGGGCCTGCGCAACCTGACGATCATGGACGACGCCGTCAAGATGGTGAAGTCCAACAAGGGGGTCGACATCGACCTCCTGAGCCTCCCGCTCGACGACCCCACGACCTTCGAACTGCTCCAGCGCGGCGACACCCTCGGTGTCTTCCAGTTCGACGGCGGCCCCATGCGCTCCCTGCTCCGGCTCATGAAGCCGGACAACTTCGAAGACATCTCCGCCGTGTCGGCCCTGTACCGCCCGGGCCCCATGGGCATGAACTCCCACACGAACTACGCGCTGCGCAAGAACGGCCAGCAGGAGATCACGCCCATCCACCCCGAACTGGAGGAGCCGCTCAGGGAGGTCCTGGACGTCACCCACGGCCTGATCGTCTACCAGGAGCAGGTGCAGAAGGCCGCCCAGATCATTGCCGGCTACTCGCTCGGCGAGGCCGACATCCTGCGCCGCGTGATGGGCAAGAAGAAGCCCGAGGAACTGGCGAAGAACTTCGTCCTCTTCCAGGAGGGCGCCCGCAGGAAGGGCTTCAGCGACGAGGCCATCCAGGCTCTGTGGGACGTGCTGGTCCCCTTCGCCGGCTACGCGTTCAACAAGGCGCACTCCGCCGCGTACGGACTCGTCTCGTACTGGACGGCGTACCTCAAGGCGAACCACCCGGCCGAGTACATGGCCGCGCTGCTCACATCAGTGAAGGACGACAAGGACAAGTCGGCCGTCTACCTCAACGAGTGCCGCCGCATGGGCATCAAGGTGCTCCCGCCGGACGTCAACGAGTCGATGTCCAACTTCGCGGCCCAGGGCGACGACGTGATCCTCTTCGGCCTCTCCGCCGTCCGCAACGTCGGCACGAACGTGGTCGAGTCGATCATCAGGTGCCGCAAGGCCAAGGGGAAGTACGTCTCCTTCCCGGACTACCTCGACAAGGTGGAGGCGGTGGTCTGCAACAAGCGCACCACCGAATCGCTGATCAAGGCCGGCGCCTTCGACGCCATGGGCCACACCCGCAAGGGCCTCACCGCGCACTACGAGCCGATGATCGACAACGTGGTCGCGGTCAAGCGCAAGGAGGCCGAGGGACAGTTCGACCTCTTCGGCGGCATGGGCGAGGCCGAGACCAGCGAGCCGGGCTTCGGGCTCGACGTGGAGTTCTCGCCCGACGAGTGGGACAAGACCTATCTGCTCGCCCAGGAGCGGGAGATGCTCGGTCTGTACGTCTCCGACCACCCGCTGTTCGGACTGGAGCACATCCTGTCCGACAAGGCCGACGCGGGTATCTCCCAGCTGACCGGGGGCGAGCACTCCGACGGCGCGGTCGTCACCATCGGCGGCATCATCTCGGGCCTGCAGCGCAAGATGACCAAGCAGGGCAACGCCTGGGCCATCGCGACCGTCGAGGACCTCGCCGGCTCGATCGAGTGCATGTTCTTCCCCGCGACCTACCAGCTCGTCTCGACGCAACTCGTCGAGGACGCCGTGGTGTTCGTCAAGGGCCGCCTCGACAAGCGCGAGGACATCCCGCGGCTCGTCGCGATGGAACTGCAGGTTCCCGATCTGTCGAACGCGGGCACCAACGCGCCCGTGGTCCTCACCATCCCGGCCACCCGGGTCACCCCGCCGCTGGTCAGCCGCCTCGGCGAGGTCCTCAGCCACCACAAGGGCGACAGCGAGGTCCGCATCAAGCTCCAGGGGCCGACCAAGACGACCGTGCTGCGGCTGGACCGGCACCGGGTGAAGCCGGACCCGGCGCTCTTCGGTGACCTGAAGGTGCTGCTCGGACCGTCCTGCCTGGCCGGGTGA
- a CDS encoding thioredoxin domain-containing protein has translation MSKRNTQAAKMAARERLRAEREREAKRAKAKRQIIVAASIVGVLAIAGGIGYAVVQANKPTYWEGQKDAKVVAPANTTGTDGTTVVIGKDSAKKTLKIYEDPRCPVCAQFEQTVGPTVKKDIDDGKFKMQFIGATFIDNKDNGEGSKNALSALGAALNVSDEAFLDYKAALYSAKYHPEETTDKFKDDSYLIKVANTVPELKDNKKFQDAVEKGTYDAWAMAMSKTFDDNKDGVKGTPGFVMDGKQLTADSQGTPLMTVADFNRVVGEALKK, from the coding sequence ATGAGCAAGCGGAACACCCAGGCGGCGAAGATGGCAGCCCGCGAGCGGCTGCGCGCCGAGCGCGAGCGCGAGGCCAAGCGCGCCAAGGCCAAGCGCCAGATCATCGTCGCGGCCTCCATAGTCGGCGTGCTGGCGATAGCCGGCGGCATCGGCTACGCCGTCGTCCAGGCCAACAAGCCCACCTACTGGGAAGGCCAGAAGGACGCCAAGGTCGTCGCCCCGGCCAACACCACGGGCACCGACGGCACCACGGTCGTCATCGGCAAGGACTCGGCGAAGAAGACCCTCAAGATCTACGAGGACCCGCGCTGCCCGGTGTGCGCCCAGTTCGAGCAGACCGTCGGTCCGACCGTGAAGAAGGACATCGACGACGGCAAGTTCAAGATGCAGTTCATCGGCGCCACGTTCATCGACAACAAGGACAACGGCGAGGGCTCCAAGAACGCGCTGAGCGCCCTGGGCGCCGCGCTGAACGTGAGCGACGAGGCGTTCCTCGACTACAAGGCCGCGCTGTACTCGGCGAAGTACCACCCGGAGGAGACGACCGACAAGTTCAAGGACGACAGCTACCTCATCAAGGTCGCGAACACCGTCCCCGAACTGAAGGACAACAAGAAGTTCCAGGACGCGGTCGAGAAGGGCACCTACGACGCCTGGGCGATGGCCATGTCGAAGACCTTCGACGACAACAAGGACGGGGTGAAGGGCACGCCGGGCTTCGTCATGGACGGCAAGCAGCTCACCGCCGACAGCCAGGGCACGCCGCTGATGACGGTGGCCGACTTCAACCGGGTCGTGGGCGAGGCCCTCAAGAAGTGA
- a CDS encoding DUF2252 domain-containing protein has product MSFPPLDDEHRGEEILAVFDTAFGQLLAADPAAFRVKFRKMAASAFAFYRGTAGLFYHDLTVSDQFGSKRGGPYLDERTSRVWIHGDLHAENFGTYMDANGRLIFNVNDFDEAYVGPFTWDLKRFAASVALIGYAKALGDEQISELVTIYAVAYRERIHALATGAKSDEVPPFTLDTAQGPLLDALRDARSLTRFGLLDSMTEIRDFERRFAPGGGSVELDAATRYKVLAAFDGYLETLPDSSLTRPDSYRVKDVVGRRGIGIGSAGLPSYNILLEGHSDALENDVVIYIKQAQTPAVSRHITDQAIRGYFQHEGHRTVISQRALQAHADPWLGWTELDGAGQLVAEVSPYAVDLDWGDIDEAEEIAQVVADLGRATATMHAAADDQSGESLVPFSTERAIDAAIAADEEGFAPLLVDFAHSYGARARADHQTFVDLFRNGRIPGL; this is encoded by the coding sequence ATGTCGTTCCCGCCGCTCGACGACGAGCACCGCGGTGAGGAGATCCTCGCCGTATTCGACACCGCCTTCGGGCAGCTGCTGGCCGCCGACCCGGCCGCGTTCCGTGTGAAGTTCCGCAAGATGGCGGCCTCGGCCTTCGCCTTCTACCGGGGCACGGCCGGCCTCTTCTACCACGACCTCACTGTGTCTGATCAGTTCGGGTCGAAGCGGGGCGGCCCGTACCTGGACGAGCGCACCTCCCGCGTGTGGATCCACGGCGACCTGCACGCGGAGAACTTCGGCACCTACATGGACGCCAACGGCCGCCTGATCTTCAACGTCAACGACTTCGACGAGGCCTACGTCGGCCCCTTCACCTGGGACCTGAAGCGCTTCGCCGCCTCCGTCGCCCTCATCGGGTACGCGAAGGCTCTCGGCGACGAGCAGATCTCCGAGCTGGTGACGATCTACGCGGTCGCCTACCGCGAGCGGATCCACGCCCTGGCGACGGGCGCGAAGAGCGACGAGGTGCCGCCGTTCACGCTGGACACCGCGCAGGGCCCGCTGCTGGACGCGCTGCGTGACGCCCGCTCGCTGACCCGCTTCGGCCTGCTGGACTCGATGACGGAGATCCGCGACTTCGAGCGCCGCTTCGCGCCGGGCGGCGGCTCCGTCGAGCTGGACGCGGCCACCCGCTACAAGGTCCTCGCCGCTTTCGACGGCTACCTGGAGACGCTCCCGGACAGTTCGCTGACCCGCCCGGACTCCTACCGCGTGAAGGACGTCGTCGGCCGGCGCGGCATCGGCATCGGCTCGGCGGGTCTGCCGTCGTACAACATCCTGCTGGAGGGGCACAGCGACGCCCTGGAGAACGACGTCGTGATCTACATCAAGCAGGCCCAGACGCCGGCCGTCTCCCGGCACATCACGGACCAGGCGATCCGCGGGTACTTCCAGCACGAGGGGCACCGCACGGTCATCTCCCAGCGCGCCCTCCAGGCGCACGCCGACCCGTGGCTGGGCTGGACCGAGCTGGACGGCGCGGGCCAGCTGGTCGCCGAGGTCTCGCCGTACGCGGTGGACCTCGACTGGGGCGACATCGACGAGGCGGAGGAGATCGCCCAGGTGGTGGCCGACCTCGGCCGGGCGACGGCCACGATGCACGCGGCAGCGGACGACCAGTCCGGCGAGTCCCTGGTGCCGTTCTCCACGGAGCGGGCCATCGACGCGGCGATCGCGGCCGACGAGGAGGGCTTCGCCCCCCTCCTGGTCGACTTCGCGCACAGCTACGGCGCACGCGCGCGTGCCGACCACCAGACCTTCGTGGACCTGTTCCGCAACGGCCGGATTCCGGGTCTGTGA
- a CDS encoding dienelactone hydrolase family protein encodes MNIMLFHSTHGLRPAVLQAADRLRSAGHEVWAPDLFEGRTFESVEEGMEHKEKIGKDELLKRAVLAAAPYSERGLVYAGFSLGASIAQTLALGDDKARGLLLLHGTSDIAPDVTAEDLPVQLHVAEPDPFETDDWLSAWYLQMGRTGADVEVYRYAGAGHLYTDPDLPDYDAEAAEATWRVALGFLDTL; translated from the coding sequence ATGAACATCATGCTCTTTCACTCGACCCATGGACTGCGGCCCGCGGTGCTCCAGGCCGCTGACCGGCTGCGGTCGGCCGGACACGAGGTGTGGGCGCCCGACCTCTTCGAGGGGCGCACGTTCGAGTCGGTCGAGGAGGGCATGGAACACAAGGAGAAGATCGGCAAGGACGAACTGCTGAAGCGGGCCGTGCTGGCCGCCGCTCCCTACTCCGAGCGCGGGCTGGTGTACGCCGGGTTCTCGCTCGGCGCCTCCATCGCCCAGACCCTCGCCCTGGGCGATGACAAGGCGCGGGGCCTGCTGCTCCTGCACGGCACCTCGGACATCGCGCCGGACGTCACGGCCGAGGACCTGCCGGTCCAGCTGCACGTGGCGGAGCCGGACCCCTTCGAGACGGACGACTGGCTCAGCGCCTGGTACCTCCAGATGGGCCGCACCGGCGCCGACGTGGAGGTGTACCGGTACGCCGGGGCCGGTCATCTCTATACCGACCCCGACCTGCCGGACTACGACGCCGAGGCCGCCGAGGCCACCTGGCGGGTGGCACTCGGCTTCCTCGACACCCTGTAG
- a CDS encoding NYN domain-containing protein, translating into MDRCIVLVDAGYLLGAAASLLAGEPSRSRITVDHTALIQGLRERAESDTQQPLLRIYWFDGAPDRVPQPEHRRLRVMPRVTVRLGALTRSDGRWAQKGVDAAMHAELTELARNRACSDVVLVTGDGDLLPGMMAAKEHGVAVHLWAVQAADGDYNQSEDLVAEADERRVLDRTWITKAVRAKDHTGGCAPQPAPRPEIAAILSAPLPESALGTTTERPDPQPRHPAAGPGQNGTEERVPAAKGVPTPKDLAALRAPGTQPPQHPASATLRWSSDKGWVDRPTAEPPEAASMPTLAQLTTAEQRWADREEDITTVGGDPFEVGQVFARRWVERLGDQSHLPKLSGMYPRIPHRVDGELLRYAARFGLLAHKDDQIDERDRYAIRAGFWREISVRTGVEHPPLDG; encoded by the coding sequence GTGGACCGCTGCATCGTCCTGGTGGACGCTGGGTATCTGCTGGGAGCCGCGGCGAGTCTCCTCGCCGGGGAGCCCTCGCGGTCCCGCATCACCGTCGACCACACCGCCCTCATCCAGGGGCTGCGAGAACGTGCCGAGTCCGACACGCAGCAGCCGTTGCTGCGCATCTACTGGTTCGACGGCGCCCCTGACCGCGTCCCGCAACCCGAGCACCGCAGGCTGCGCGTGATGCCCCGGGTCACCGTCCGGCTCGGCGCCCTGACCCGCAGCGACGGCCGCTGGGCGCAGAAGGGCGTGGACGCCGCGATGCACGCCGAGCTCACCGAACTGGCCCGCAACCGTGCCTGCTCCGACGTCGTCCTCGTCACCGGCGACGGCGATCTGCTGCCCGGCATGATGGCCGCCAAGGAGCACGGCGTCGCCGTCCACCTGTGGGCCGTCCAGGCCGCCGACGGCGACTACAACCAGTCCGAGGACCTGGTCGCCGAGGCCGACGAGCGGCGGGTCCTGGACCGCACGTGGATCACCAAGGCCGTCCGCGCCAAGGACCACACCGGCGGGTGCGCGCCGCAGCCCGCCCCCCGGCCCGAGATCGCCGCGATCCTCTCCGCGCCGCTGCCGGAGTCCGCGCTCGGCACCACGACCGAACGGCCCGACCCGCAGCCCCGGCACCCGGCGGCCGGCCCCGGGCAGAACGGCACCGAGGAGCGGGTGCCGGCCGCCAAAGGGGTCCCCACCCCCAAAGACCTGGCCGCCCTGCGCGCCCCCGGCACCCAGCCCCCCCAGCACCCCGCCTCCGCCACCCTGCGGTGGTCCTCCGACAAAGGCTGGGTCGACCGGCCCACGGCCGAGCCCCCCGAGGCCGCCTCGATGCCGACGCTCGCCCAGCTGACCACCGCAGAGCAGCGGTGGGCCGACCGCGAGGAGGACATCACCACCGTCGGCGGTGACCCCTTCGAGGTGGGGCAGGTCTTCGCCCGGCGCTGGGTCGAGCGCCTCGGCGACCAGAGCCACCTGCCGAAACTGTCAGGGATGTACCCCCGCATCCCGCACCGCGTCGACGGGGAGCTGCTGCGCTACGCCGCCCGTTTCGGCCTGCTCGCCCACAAGGACGACCAGATCGACGAGCGGGACCGGTACGCCATCCGGGCCGGCTTTTGGCGGGAGATCAGCGTGCGCACGGGCGTGGAGCACCCACCCCTCGACGGCTGA
- a CDS encoding alkaline phosphatase D family protein produces the protein MTSRYRSSNTSEGFNSLTPRRRSVVKAAAATAVLAGPLAATLPARAVDQAPAFLHGVASGDPLPDGILLWTRVTPMPEAIPGSGVGPDTEVSWIVARDKAFSTVVAKGSTTATAASDHTVKADIRGLEPGTDYWFRFSAGGTDSPAARTRTAPAHDAAVQGLRFGVVSCANWEAGYFSPYRHLAARGDLDAWLHLGDYIYEYGTGEYGTRDKVVRPHAPAHEILTLADYRVRHARYKTDPDLQALHAAAPVVAIWDDHEFANDAFSGGAENHTEGAEGAWSARQAAAKQAYFEWMPVRPATAGTTYRRLRFGKLADLSLLDLRSFRSQQVKVGDGEVDDPDRTLTGRAQLDWLKAGLKSSDTTWRLVGNSVMISPFAIGSLSADLLKPLAKLLGLPQEGLALNTDQWDGYTDDRREILAHLRTNAIRNTVFLTGDIHMAWANDVPVDAGTYPLSPSAATEFVVTSVTSDNLDDIVKVPQGTVSAVAAPVIRAANRHVHWVDTDRHGFGVLDITAERAQMDYYVISDRAKRDATAKWTRSYRTRSGTQKAERSYDPV, from the coding sequence GTGACCAGTCGATACAGATCATCGAATACGTCGGAGGGCTTCAACTCCCTCACCCCGCGCCGCCGTTCGGTCGTCAAGGCCGCGGCGGCGACCGCTGTCCTGGCCGGACCGCTGGCGGCGACCCTGCCCGCGCGCGCCGTCGACCAGGCACCCGCGTTCCTGCACGGCGTCGCCTCCGGTGACCCGCTGCCGGACGGCATCCTGCTGTGGACCCGCGTCACGCCGATGCCGGAGGCGATACCCGGCTCCGGAGTCGGCCCGGACACCGAGGTGAGCTGGATCGTCGCCAGGGACAAGGCGTTCAGCACCGTCGTCGCCAAGGGCTCCACCACCGCGACGGCCGCCTCCGACCACACCGTGAAGGCCGACATCCGCGGCCTGGAGCCGGGCACCGACTACTGGTTCCGCTTCTCCGCCGGCGGCACCGACTCCCCCGCCGCACGCACCCGCACCGCCCCGGCCCACGACGCCGCCGTCCAGGGCCTGCGCTTCGGCGTGGTCTCCTGCGCCAACTGGGAGGCCGGCTACTTCTCCCCGTACCGTCATCTCGCGGCCCGCGGCGACCTGGACGCCTGGCTGCACCTGGGCGACTACATCTACGAGTACGGCACCGGCGAGTACGGCACCCGCGACAAGGTCGTCCGCCCGCACGCCCCGGCCCACGAGATCCTCACGCTCGCCGACTACCGCGTCCGGCACGCGCGGTACAAGACCGACCCCGACCTTCAGGCACTGCACGCCGCGGCCCCCGTCGTCGCGATCTGGGACGACCACGAGTTCGCCAACGACGCCTTCTCCGGCGGCGCGGAGAACCACACGGAGGGCGCGGAGGGCGCCTGGTCCGCCCGGCAGGCCGCCGCCAAGCAGGCCTACTTCGAGTGGATGCCGGTACGCCCCGCGACCGCGGGCACCACCTACCGCCGGCTGCGCTTCGGCAAGCTGGCCGACCTGTCGCTGCTGGACCTGCGCTCCTTCCGCTCGCAGCAGGTCAAGGTCGGTGACGGCGAGGTCGACGACCCGGACCGCACGCTCACCGGCCGCGCCCAGCTCGACTGGCTCAAGGCGGGGCTGAAGTCGTCCGACACCACCTGGCGACTGGTCGGCAACTCGGTGATGATCTCGCCGTTCGCCATCGGCTCGCTCTCCGCCGACCTGCTCAAGCCCCTCGCCAAGCTGCTGGGCCTGCCGCAGGAGGGCCTCGCCCTCAACACCGACCAGTGGGACGGCTACACCGACGACCGCCGCGAGATCCTGGCGCACCTGCGGACGAACGCGATCCGCAACACGGTCTTCCTCACCGGCGACATCCACATGGCCTGGGCCAACGACGTGCCGGTGGACGCCGGCACGTATCCGCTGTCCCCCTCGGCCGCCACGGAGTTCGTCGTCACGTCGGTCACCTCCGACAACCTCGACGACATCGTCAAGGTCCCGCAGGGCACGGTCTCCGCGGTCGCCGCGCCGGTCATCCGCGCCGCCAACCGCCATGTCCACTGGGTCGACACCGACCGGCACGGCTTCGGCGTCCTGGACATCACGGCCGAGCGCGCGCAGATGGACTACTACGTCATCTCCGACCGCGCCAAGCGTGACGCGACGGCCAAGTGGACGCGCTCGTACCGCACGCGCAGCGGTACGCAGAAGGCCGAGCGCTCCTACGACCCGGTGTAA